A stretch of the Mycobacteroides immunogenum genome encodes the following:
- a CDS encoding MCE family protein, with the protein MKRATQIKVIVFTVVMLLVAAGLIITFGEFRFGSGKRYHAIFSTASDLRSGQKVRIAGVPVGRVKDVSLNRDNSVEVTFDVDSKYQLYSSSRAIIRYENLVGDRYLEITSGPGELRKLPDGGTLDKEHTQPALDLDALLGGLRPVLKGFDAAKVNEISNAFIQILQGQGGTLSQLLGDTSSFTSGLAERDQLIGDVINHLNEVLATVDSKSSQFSSSVDQLQQLVSGLAQQRDVVAGALPPLASTASSLESVLKDTRPYVKGTIEQARQLATRVDERKADVNVVVENLAENYLRLNALGAYGSFFNIYYCSIRIKVNGPVGTDWLIPFGGPPDPSKGRCAFKNE; encoded by the coding sequence ATGAAGCGCGCCACACAAATCAAAGTCATCGTCTTCACCGTGGTGATGCTGCTGGTCGCGGCCGGACTGATCATCACCTTCGGCGAGTTCCGATTTGGCTCCGGCAAGCGATATCACGCGATCTTCAGCACGGCCTCGGACCTGCGGTCCGGGCAGAAGGTACGTATCGCCGGAGTGCCGGTGGGGCGTGTCAAGGACGTGTCCCTGAATCGGGACAACAGTGTCGAGGTGACCTTCGACGTTGACTCGAAGTACCAGCTCTACAGCTCCAGCAGGGCGATCATCAGGTACGAGAACCTGGTAGGCGATCGCTATCTGGAGATCACCTCGGGCCCAGGCGAGCTGCGCAAGCTCCCCGACGGGGGAACGCTCGACAAAGAACACACGCAGCCCGCGCTCGATCTGGACGCGCTGCTCGGTGGATTGCGGCCGGTCCTCAAAGGATTCGACGCCGCGAAGGTCAACGAGATCAGCAACGCGTTCATCCAGATTCTTCAGGGCCAGGGTGGCACGCTGTCCCAACTGCTCGGTGACACATCGTCGTTCACCTCAGGATTGGCAGAGCGTGATCAGCTGATCGGTGATGTGATCAACCACCTGAATGAGGTGCTGGCCACCGTCGATTCGAAGAGCAGCCAGTTTTCTTCGAGTGTGGACCAGCTGCAGCAGCTCGTCTCCGGGCTGGCGCAGCAGCGCGATGTGGTTGCCGGTGCGCTGCCGCCGCTCGCGTCCACGGCGTCGTCGCTGGAATCGGTGCTCAAGGACACCCGCCCGTACGTCAAGGGCACCATTGAGCAAGCTCGCCAGCTGGCCACACGAGTGGACGAGCGCAAGGCCGATGTCAACGTCGTCGTGGAGAACCTGGCCGAGAACTATTTGCGGCTCAACGCCCTTGGCGCATATGGATCGTTCTTCAACATCTACTACTGCTCCATCCGGATCAAGGTCAACGGGCCCGTCGGCACCGACTGGCTGATCCCATTCGGTGGACCGCCGGACCCCTCGAAGGGCAGGTGTGCCTTCAAAAATGAGTGA
- a CDS encoding MCE family protein, protein MSDTSERRSVRLAGTVLATILVALTVLTYLAYNDAFADTKPVTVLSPRAGLVMEEGGKVKFHGLQIGKVKSISYANDQAKLELAVNAKDLRLIPSNATVRIAGTTVFGAKSVEFLAPQKPSNSSLRPGATVTAEAVALEVNTVFENLTRLLGKIDPVNLNATLTAVGEGLRGNGDNFGQGLVELDQYLDQLNPKLPTLQQDFQKAGQVGQIYGDAAPDIVRILDNLPPLSRTVVAQQQDLKATLLAAIGLGNNGYETLAPAEKDLTAALQRLRAPATLLGRYSPEIPCTLQAISKALVTFTPLIGGVRPGLFLSNSFPLGAPVYTYPDSLPIVNASGGPNCRGLPNIPTKTQNGSWFRSPFLVTDNAYIPYKPLEELQVNAPDTLQYLYNGAFAKRSEF, encoded by the coding sequence ATGTCCGATACGTCTGAGCGCCGGTCTGTCCGGCTTGCCGGCACGGTGCTCGCCACCATATTGGTGGCGCTGACTGTGCTGACCTACCTGGCGTACAACGACGCCTTCGCGGACACCAAGCCCGTGACCGTCCTCTCGCCCCGCGCCGGCCTGGTGATGGAGGAGGGCGGCAAGGTCAAGTTCCACGGGTTGCAGATAGGCAAGGTCAAGTCGATCTCCTATGCCAACGACCAGGCCAAGCTGGAGTTGGCGGTCAATGCCAAGGATCTGCGCCTGATCCCGTCGAACGCCACCGTCCGTATCGCCGGCACCACCGTCTTCGGTGCGAAATCGGTGGAATTCCTTGCACCGCAAAAGCCTTCGAATTCATCGCTACGGCCGGGCGCAACGGTCACCGCCGAGGCCGTCGCTCTCGAAGTCAACACCGTCTTCGAGAACCTGACCCGGTTGCTCGGCAAGATCGATCCCGTCAACCTCAACGCCACCCTCACCGCTGTGGGGGAAGGGCTACGCGGCAACGGTGACAATTTCGGGCAGGGCCTTGTCGAGCTCGATCAGTACCTGGACCAGTTGAATCCCAAACTTCCCACCCTGCAACAGGACTTCCAGAAGGCAGGACAAGTGGGGCAGATATATGGCGACGCCGCGCCGGACATCGTGCGCATCCTGGATAACCTGCCCCCGCTGAGCCGCACCGTCGTCGCCCAACAGCAGGATCTCAAGGCAACACTGCTCGCGGCGATAGGTCTGGGCAACAACGGATACGAGACACTGGCGCCCGCCGAGAAGGACCTGACCGCGGCGCTCCAACGGCTGCGCGCCCCCGCCACGCTGCTGGGCCGGTACTCGCCGGAGATTCCCTGCACGCTGCAAGCGATCTCCAAGGCGCTGGTGACCTTCACTCCGCTCATCGGTGGGGTGCGGCCCGGCCTGTTCCTGTCGAACAGCTTTCCGCTCGGTGCGCCGGTCTACACCTATCCGGATAGCCTGCCCATCGTGAACGCCTCAGGCGGCCCCAATTGCCGTGGCCTGCCCAATATCCCGACCAAGACCCAGAACGGGTCATGGTTCCGGTCGCCCTTCTTGGTGACCGACAACGCGTACATCCCGTACAAGCCGTTGGAGGAGCTGCAGGTCAACGCTCCCGACACCCTGCAGTATCTGTACAACGGTGCCTTCGCGAAGCGAAGTGAGTTCTGA
- a CDS encoding MlaE family ABC transporter permease, translated as MRGLGRSFDKFGEQALFYAQSLSYIPAALTKYRKETIRVLAEITMGTGALVMIGGTVGVAVFLTLASGGVIAVQGYSSLGNIGIEALTGFLSAFLNVRIVAPVVAGIAMAATIGAGTTAQLGAMRVAEEIDALETMAVHAVSYLVSTRLVAGLIAIIPLYSLSVLAAFFASRATTVMINGQSPGVYDHYFNTFLVPTDLLWSFLQAIVMSVVVMLVHTSYGFNASGGPVGVGVAVGQAVRTSLIVVVLVTLFISLAVYGGSGNFNLSG; from the coding sequence ATGCGCGGATTGGGACGCTCGTTCGACAAATTCGGGGAGCAAGCCCTCTTCTATGCACAATCCCTGAGCTATATCCCTGCGGCGCTGACCAAATACCGCAAGGAAACGATCCGGGTGCTCGCCGAGATCACCATGGGCACCGGCGCCCTGGTGATGATCGGCGGCACCGTCGGCGTGGCGGTGTTCCTGACGCTGGCCTCCGGTGGCGTCATCGCGGTCCAGGGTTACTCGTCGCTGGGCAATATCGGTATCGAGGCGCTCACCGGGTTCCTCTCCGCATTCCTCAATGTGCGCATCGTCGCTCCGGTGGTGGCGGGTATTGCGATGGCGGCCACGATTGGGGCCGGGACCACCGCGCAGCTGGGCGCCATGCGGGTCGCCGAAGAGATCGACGCACTGGAAACCATGGCGGTGCATGCCGTTTCGTACCTGGTATCGACGCGCTTGGTGGCGGGGCTCATCGCGATCATCCCGCTGTATTCGCTCTCGGTGTTGGCGGCGTTCTTCGCGTCGCGCGCGACCACGGTCATGATCAACGGCCAGTCCCCGGGCGTGTACGACCACTACTTCAACACCTTCCTGGTGCCCACCGACCTGCTGTGGTCGTTCCTGCAGGCGATCGTGATGTCGGTGGTCGTCATGCTCGTGCACACCAGCTACGGATTCAACGCCTCGGGCGGACCGGTGGGCGTGGGCGTCGCCGTCGGCCAGGCGGTGCGTACCTCCCTCATCGTGGTTGTGCTTGTCACCCTGTTCATCTCGCTCGCCGTCTACGGCGGGTCCGGCAACTTCAATCTCTCGGGCTAG
- a CDS encoding MlaE family ABC transporter permease yields MKQQLAAPARAVGGFVSMSLATFRNIFRRPFQGQEFLDQTWFIARVSLLPTLLVAIPFTVLVAFTLNILLREIGAADLSGAATAFGTVTQLGPVVTVLVVAGAGATAICADLGARTIREEIDAMQVLGIDPIQRLVVPRVLASTFVALLLNGLVCAIGMVGGYVFSVFLQGVNPGAFINGLTVLTGLGELMISEVKAFLFGIFAGLVGCYRGLTVKGGPKGVGDAVNETVVYAFICLFVINVVMTAIGVRVLVKH; encoded by the coding sequence TTGAAGCAGCAGCTCGCGGCGCCCGCGCGCGCCGTCGGCGGCTTCGTCTCCATGTCGCTGGCCACGTTCCGCAACATCTTCCGCCGTCCGTTCCAGGGGCAGGAGTTCCTGGATCAGACGTGGTTCATCGCGCGGGTCTCGTTGTTGCCGACACTCTTGGTCGCCATCCCGTTCACCGTGTTGGTGGCGTTCACCCTCAACATCCTGCTGCGCGAGATCGGTGCGGCAGATCTGTCCGGCGCGGCGACGGCCTTCGGCACGGTGACGCAGCTGGGCCCGGTGGTCACCGTGCTCGTGGTCGCGGGTGCGGGTGCCACCGCGATCTGCGCTGACCTGGGCGCCCGCACCATCCGCGAGGAGATCGACGCGATGCAGGTGCTCGGTATCGACCCGATTCAGCGGCTCGTGGTGCCCCGGGTACTGGCGTCGACCTTTGTGGCTCTGCTGCTGAACGGGCTGGTGTGCGCCATCGGCATGGTCGGTGGCTACGTGTTCTCGGTGTTTCTGCAGGGGGTCAACCCCGGGGCCTTCATCAACGGCCTGACGGTGCTGACCGGCCTCGGCGAGTTGATGATCTCGGAGGTCAAGGCCTTCCTGTTCGGCATTTTCGCCGGTCTTGTCGGTTGTTACCGCGGACTTACCGTCAAGGGCGGGCCCAAGGGCGTCGGCGATGCGGTCAATGAGACCGTCGTCTACGCCTTCATTTGTTTGTTCGTCATCAACGTGGTCATGACGGCCATCGGGGTGCGGGTCCTGGTGAAGCACTAG
- a CDS encoding 3-oxoacyl-ACP reductase, whose protein sequence is MSAIADADLGGRVAIVTGAAAGLGRAEAIGLARSGATVVVNDIASALEKSDVLDEIAAVGSKGVTVAGDIGERATADELISTAESLGGLHIVVNNAGITRDRMLFNMSDEEFDAVIHVHLRGHFLLTRNAATYWRGASKAAGAPVYGRLINTSSEAGLLGPEGQANYGAAKAGITALTLSAARALGRYGVRANAIAPRARTAMTADVFGDAPEDSVDPLSPEHVVTLVRYLASPAAEAVNGQLFIVYGPTVTLLAAPTVEAKFSADSDAWDPSALNSTLADFFAGHDPKRTFSATALMVED, encoded by the coding sequence ATGAGCGCGATTGCTGATGCCGATCTGGGTGGCCGGGTAGCCATCGTCACCGGTGCCGCGGCGGGACTGGGCCGGGCCGAGGCGATTGGTCTGGCGCGGTCCGGGGCGACTGTGGTTGTCAACGACATCGCTTCCGCGTTGGAGAAGAGCGATGTGCTCGATGAGATCGCCGCGGTGGGATCCAAGGGGGTCACTGTCGCTGGTGACATCGGCGAGCGCGCGACCGCCGACGAGCTGATCTCCACCGCCGAGTCCCTCGGTGGCCTGCATATCGTGGTCAACAACGCGGGTATCACTCGCGACCGGATGCTCTTCAACATGTCGGACGAGGAGTTCGACGCTGTTATCCATGTGCACCTACGCGGCCATTTCCTGCTGACCCGCAATGCGGCGACCTACTGGCGTGGTGCGTCCAAGGCGGCGGGCGCCCCCGTCTACGGACGCCTTATTAATACGTCCTCCGAAGCGGGCCTGCTGGGGCCGGAGGGTCAGGCGAACTACGGAGCCGCCAAGGCGGGTATCACCGCGTTGACGCTGTCGGCCGCGCGCGCTCTCGGCCGGTACGGAGTGCGGGCGAATGCCATCGCTCCGCGCGCCCGCACCGCGATGACAGCCGATGTCTTCGGTGACGCGCCCGAGGACTCGGTGGATCCGCTTTCCCCTGAACATGTGGTGACGTTGGTGCGCTATCTGGCCTCGCCGGCGGCCGAGGCCGTTAACGGGCAATTGTTCATCGTGTACGGACCCACCGTGACTTTGTTGGCAGCGCCTACTGTGGAGGCGAAGTTCTCCGCGGATTCGGACGCGTGGGATCCGTCAGCACTGAATTCAACCCTGGCTGATTTCTTTGCTGGACACGATCCCAAGCGCACTTTTTCCGCGACCGCGCTGATGGTCGAAGATTAA
- a CDS encoding ferredoxin — translation MRVGVIPDRCEGNLVCLGIAPEVFDVDDDDYVVILQEEVPADQEDLVEQAIAECPRAALIRKD, via the coding sequence ATGCGTGTCGGTGTAATTCCTGACCGTTGTGAAGGCAACTTGGTATGTCTCGGGATCGCTCCAGAGGTGTTCGACGTCGATGACGACGACTATGTCGTCATCCTGCAGGAGGAAGTACCGGCCGATCAGGAGGATCTGGTCGAGCAGGCGATCGCGGAGTGCCCGCGTGCCGCATTGATTCGCAAAGACTAG